atttttttcttaaagcatgattggtaaactAAATTggatgtagaaaaaaaaaagccgtGGAAAGCACTCACAGCACTTGCCAATCACCCATATATTCCCAAAATccacctcttaactctaaatcataagtctaaattaattaactcttggatataagtgtatatttatcctttaataaaacttattttggtcattttcttccttaaaatctatttttatgaaaataaactaaaaaaaattatttaaggaaatttctcatttttttatttctttttgtattaCATTTAGTCCGCAACAATAGAGAAATCAAGTAAAGACATAACAACTAAAGGATAACAATACCTATACTTCAAAATCCTCTCTCTGTAGAGGTCACAGACATGCTTTAAAGCGTCGTGTGTAGTGTACTTTGGTTTGTCCTTAGTTGCCCCACTCCATTTTGACGAGAAGCAGATCTGTATGCTGGACATGGTTTCTCAAGAGTGCAACCATACTATCAAGACTAAGATAACTAAAGTTAGCAACACTTAACACAAGTTGCTGCCTTTCAACACATTGGAGGGTGACCTCAGCAACAACACCAAGGCCACATCGAGCTCAGGATCTTTATCCTTGGAAAATTCAATAGTCTAGCACCTCAAAGAACAAGGTGGAGACGAAATGTTACTGCACACgaactctcttcttctctttatcAAAACCGATCCCATTCAGAGAAAGACCCGAGGCAACGGGTCGGATCCTCTTCTTTTTTCGTTCTCATGAGCTTCCTTGACGAGAGCTTCTAGATCAGCTAGAGTCTCCGGTTGGTTGACGTTCCTAGTCTGGATTGGATGGACCTCGTGAGTTAGAGACACTGTGAATGTAACGGCCCTGGTCCGGTGATCCTCGTCAAATACCATAATACAACTCATTTCATCCAATAGCTCTTATTAAAACCCAAATAGTCTTACATAAATCCGAACTCAACTTAAAGACTGAAATATCCAATGAAACCTTAAAGAAAAtgtttgaaaaataaagaaaagactCGAGAAAACACTTGCACCGTACGGACTTCTACTCCCGCTCCCTCTCGGCCATACCTGCAGGAAGATGGGTGAGTACGGATTACTCAGTGAGGGCAGGTTCTGGGAACCCACGAACTCAACTCAGGAGGAGCAAACAATCACAAGTCATGAGTTAATAAGATCTATTACACATGAACCCAAATACCCGACCATGAACTAATGACACCTAaatgcacgtttttatatccCGCCTCTCGCGGTTGGCTCGTCTTCTCATTCCCCGTGGGTAGCTCTCGCTAGACCAGTATCCCATATTCATGTGGGTGCCCCAACGGGACACTACCCCACAGCTCCTATGGGTGCCTAGCGTAGAACTACTACCCCATGGCACACCCCCTTATACTCTATATGATCACCCAATCCCATATTTATACTTAACGTCATTCACTTATCTATTCACATGACGTCTCAACATCTTATCATCACTTCCTTGACAACCCTAGCATGCCTACGACCTCATCACAACAACCATACTACCTTTTATAACAACTAGATCAATCATATATCACATCACACTTATACACAAGTTCTAGATCTGATTAACAAAGGACTAAGTCCCATTGGTTACTCAACATGAGGCAAGTTCACAACCAAGTCCTCACCTTAGCTTATTGCAGTGGTAGATCTGGATCTAGAGTGGAAGAGACGGTCACTTCTCGGGATCTGGTTCATAAGTAGGATTCACAAGAGAGAGGAGGGTTTAGGATCCGTCATTCCCAATGACATAGAGCTAGAGAGCACAGTCTTACCTTGTGGTTCAGATCTCAGTTGCTTGCACGAAACCGAATCAAGGAGGTGATGGCTAGGGGCTCGGGTGCGGCGAGCACCATCTTTTCTTTCATCCTCATGGATTCCATCCCTCTCCCAGCGCACGAGCACCATCTTTTCTTTCCATCCACGGTTATCAACTTCCTTTTCATCCACAATCTTCACTGGTTTGCTAACCAACGACAGGTTACGTTGCGCATCTGCAGGTGGATGCGGCAGGATTAGCTCGAGTTCTCGTACAACCTTCCGTACCActgagacgtggaacacatcaTGGAAATCATACAATTCCGACGGTAGTGCCAGCCGGTACACGACTGTGCCAATCCTTTCCTTTATCACGTACGGGCCCATGTACCTGGGTGGGTCTCAACTTCTTCAACTTCCGGTTTGGGTCACTCCCTCGGAAGGTCCTCATTTTCAAATACACTTCGTCCCCTACTGCAAACTCTAGCTTCTTTCTCTGTTTGTCGGCGTAAATCTTTTCTTGAGGAGTTCTACTTGCTCGATCGTTTCTCCGACTAGTTCTGGAGTCATATCTCGTTTCTCCCCCACTTCGGTCTAACATAACGGGGTCCGACAGGGTCGCCCATACAGTGCTTCGTAAGGAGACATTTCAATACTCGCGTGGTAGCTGTTGTTATAAGAGAACTCCACTAATGGTAAATACTCGCCCCATTTACCTCCCCATTACAAGACGCTCGACGTCAGCATATCCTCGAGTGTCTGGATGGTCCTCTCGGATTGTCCATCCGTCTGGGGGTGGTAGGCGGTGCTAAGGCGAACCTTTGTTCCTAATGCCTTCTGAAAAGCCTGCCAAAAGTTTGAGGTAAACTTTGGGTCCCGGTCAGATACTATGCTTGCAGGTACCCTATGCAGCTTCACTATCGTTCTCAGGTATTCTCGAGCTAAGTCTTCAGTCTTATCAGTAGTTCGTATAGGCAGGAAATGAGCCGTCTTTGTCAGACGGTCTACTATAACCCAAATGGCGTCCCTGTTCCCCGTGGTCCGTGGTAGTCCCGTGACGAAATCCATTGTCACCATATCCTATTTCCATTGGGGTAGGGGCAGTTCTTGCAATAGTCCTCCCGGGACTCCGCGTTCCGCCTTAACCAACTGATAGGTATGACACCGGGCTATCTACATTGTAACATCTCTCTTCATTACTTCCCAGTGGTAGTACCGTTTCAGGTCCTGGTACATCTTCGTCTGTCCCGGGTGAATCGAGAATCGCGACTGGTGGGCATGCGCCAGTAACTCGTCCCTTAAGTTTCCTCCCTGAGGTACGCACACTCGGACTTTAAACAGGATAGTACCACTCCCGGCCGTGCGGTACCCACTCACCTCCTTGTCGACCATCCCTTGGAGAGTGGAGTCCGTTTGCTGGGCCTTACTGATGCGACTCAGTAGATCAGCTTGTTCCACGACTTCCAACCCGGCGCCCTCCTCATTTACTGTCGTCGCACAGAGGTGTAGTTTTGCTAGGGCCGTGGCAAGTTCCTGAGTTTCCCTGGCTCCGGAAACATCTGATTTCCTCCGGCTTAAGGCATCTGCCACCAGATTTGCCTTCCCGAGGTGGTAATCGATGACCAGGTCGTAATCTGCTAGCAGCTCCATCCATCGGCGTTGTCGTAGGTTCAAGTCTCCTTGAGAGAAGacatatttaaaacttttgtgaTCCGTGAAAATCTGCACTTTTTCTCCGTACAGCTACGATCGCCAGATCTTAACGGCGAATACCACCGCTGCTAACTCCAGGTTATGCGTTGGGTAGTTAGTCTCGTGCTTCCGCAGTTGTCTGGACGCGTAGGCGATCACCCTCCCATCCTGCATGAGCACACATCCCACTCCAACTCCGGATGCGTCGGTGTAGACCACAAATGGCACCCCAGGTTTGGGTAGAACTAGTACTGGGGCTCTAGTCAGCATCTCCTTTAGTTGTTTGAATCCCTCCTCACAAGCCTCTGTCCATTCGAACCTAACCTCATTACCTGTAAGTGGGGTGAGTGGCCTTGCTGTTGTGGCGAACCCTAAAACGAACTTTCGGTAGTATCCTGCCAATCCGAGGAAGCTTCGAACTTCAGTGGCGTTACCTGGTGTTAGCCATTTCGTGATTGCTACGATCTTCTCTGGGTCCACTGCTATCCCTGCCTCGGAAATCACATGCCCTAGGAACCCGATCTTACGTTGCCAGAAACTTCACTTGCTAAGCTTAGCATATAATCCTTGCTCTCGTAACTTTTCCAGCACTATACTCAAATGGTGTCCCTGGTCCTCCCGGTTCTTGGAGTAAATCAAGATATCGTCGATGAAGATGATCATGCATTGGTCCAGGTAATCTCTGAAAATGTCATTCATTAGCCCCATGAAAGCTGCCGGCGCATTAGTCAGCACAAAGGGCATACTACGAATTCGTAGTGTCCGTACCGGGTACGGAAAgctgttttcttaatatgtccTTCGTGAATATGAATTTGGTGATAACCTGAAGCAAGATCGATCTTTGAAAACCATGTGGCCCCTTCCAACTGATCCATGAGTTCGTCTATACTGGGTAGGGGGTATTTGTTTTTGACGATTACCTTGTTTAATCCTCGGTAGTCGATGCACAGTCGAGGGCTCCCATCCTTATTTTTGACAAAGAGCACGGGCGCACCCCATGACGAGCTACTCGGGCGTATGAATCCCTTCTCCACTAGTTCTTCCAGTTTTTTCTTAAGTTCGGCCATCTCTGCCGGTGCCAATCGGTAGGGGGCTCTGGAAACCGGGGCGGTTATGGGTTCTAGCTCAATCGTAAAGGCATTATTTCGGTGAGGTGGGGTCCGCGTAGTGGTTCAAACACATCTGAATACTCCGCCGCTACAGGAATACTTCTCAGTTTTGGTGCTTCGGTCTCCCCCACCATTTCTATAGTGGCTAGGAAGGCTTCTCCTCCTTTCCGGATTGCTTCTTCGGCATGAACCATTGATACCACGGATATCCCGGTCCTAGTTCTCATTCCTCTGTACACGATTTGCCTCCCATCTAGCGGAAATCTAACGCATGCCTTGGCACATTCGACTACAGCCCTGTGTTGTGCTAGCCAATCCATTCTCAATATCACTTCGTAACGCCCTAGTTCTAACTCCAGTAAGTCCCCGAGTAGGTTCACTCCTGCGAGGATCATTGGCACCTCTTCATACCTTCCCCTCGTGGCCATTTTCTCTTTTCCTGCAGTCTCGACTCCCGTCACcatggtgttgaagtttcccttAAAGTTCCACTCACGTGTAAGTCTAGGGCTTACAAAACTGTGAGCTGCCCCAATGTCGAAGAGAGTGAATGTTGTCACTCCTCCGACCGCGATAGACCCTACACGATACTAATGCTAAGCTATGCGACTTCTAACGGTTCTTTTCATAATATATACTCGTAGGGTCAAGACAAGGACATACCCGCGATTGGTTCGGCTCCTTCGCGACCTTCGACTGCGTACGCTCGTGGCCTTGCAGCTTGTCCTCTCTGCTGTTGGGGTTGCGCCCCTCCCGCATTCCCTCCTTGATGTAATGGACAATCCCACGACATGTGTCCTTCCTGTCCACAGCGGTAACAGCGTCTGCGATGGGCTTGTCTCTCCTTTGGGCACTCCCTCGCTACATGGCCGAGCTCACCACAGTTTTAGCATGCTCCCGCCCTGCACTCTCCCATATGGAATCGTCCACACTTTTTGCATGGGGGCCTTGACGGGGCAGGCTCGGTCGGGGGCAATGCATCCCGGGGCCGGTTGGCACCCCGATTCTGGGAGGTCTGGTTCTGTCGCCGCTCCTCCTCGAGTCCTGTTTCTTGTTCAGCGGCTCTCTCGATCAGTTCATGGACATCACGGTAGTCCCGCACGTTGCAGCTATTCCTCAGTTCTATCCTCATTCCTTTAAGGAACCGGCAGACTAAGTCGTGGTCACTTAGGTAGTGGCCCGCAAATCTCCAAAGTCGGTTGAACTTGTCCCCATAGTCTCTCACGTTCCTTGTCCCTTGACGGATGTCCTGAAACTTGCTTTCCATTGCGTCCATAGCTTCCAAGGGGAAATACTTCCCATTGAATACTTCCAGGAAGTCATCCCAGGTCAGTCGTATCCCGTGTGCTCTTTCAACCACTTCCTCCCACCACACTAGTGCGTCATCCTTAAGGTGGTGGACGGCCAGATCCCTACGGAACTTGGGTGGGCACCTTGCAGAAATGAAATTCCTCTCGATTTGGCGCCTCCAGTTATCCGCGGCAATTGCATCGGTCTTTCCATTGAAAAACTCCATCTGCATATTCTTCATATGTCTCATCATGTCCCAATAGTTGGGGCCTGGGGAGTGCACCACTGCAGGCGCCGCCGGGGGTGGTGGCTGTGGTGGCGGATTCTGGCCCGCCCCAGGTGGTATGGGGACGTCCCCCGCCCCTGTTGCGGCTTCACCATTGGGCAGTTGTCCCCCATAGGCGTCTCGGTACCTTTGTAGTTCCGCCAGGATCTCTGCATTCACTTCGTTTGGCACTTCTGCTGGGTTCTCATTCACGGGTGCAGCCACACTCCGGCTTTCTGCCTCGCTGGAGGCCTGAGTCGCAGACCTAGTAGCCCGTCGTGTTGCTCTTTGGGCGGTCGCAGCTGCCCTTGCAACTCTGGCGTTCTTGGGAGTCATCCTGTTGACAAGCGGAGGAGTATTAGACACAGTTCTACTCAAGTTCTTTTGCCTACCGAGTAAGCTAGGAGTTCGGTCCGAGtggtgcttttttttttttgacatacgTCGAATCTATCTTTTGAAAACACTTTTACAAACACTTGAAAGAAGTTCTTTTGAAACCCGGCTTTTATCTACTTCTACCCAACCTTTCCCCTACCCACCCGGGACAGCACCGGGTGGGTTAACCTGGCTCCGATACCAATTGTAACGGCCCTGGCCCGGTGATCCTCATCAAATACCATAATACAACTCATTTCATCCAATAACTCTTATAAAAACCCAATTAGTCTTACATGAATCCGAACTCAACTTAAACACTGAAATCTCCAATGAAACCTTAAAGAAAAtgtttgaaaaataaagaaaagactCGAGAAAACACTTGCACCATACGGACTTCTACTCCCGCTCCCTCTCGGCCATACCTGCAGGAAGAGGGGTGAGTACGGATTACTCAGTGAGGGCAGGTTCTGGGAACCCATGAACTCAACTCAGGAGGAGCAAGCAATCACAAGTCATGAGTTAATAAGATCTATTACACAGGAACCCAAATACCCGACCATGAACTAATGACACCTAAATTACGTTTTTATATCCCGCCTCTCGCGGTTGGCTCGTCTTCTCATTCCCCGT
The window above is part of the Brassica napus cultivar Da-Ae chromosome C3, Da-Ae, whole genome shotgun sequence genome. Proteins encoded here:
- the LOC111209519 gene encoding uncharacterized protein LOC111209519, which codes for MGPYVIKERIGTVVYRLALPSELYDFHDVFHVSVVRKVVRELELILPHPPADAQRNLSLVSKPVKIVDEKEVDNRGWKEKMVLVRWERDGIHEDERKDGARRTRAPSHHLLDSVSCKQLRSEPQGKTVLSSSMSLGMTDPKPSSLL
- the LOC106453503 gene encoding uncharacterized protein LOC106453503 is translated as MSWDCPLHQGGNAGGAQPQQQRGQAARPRAYAVEGREGAEPIAGSIAVGGVTTFTLFDIGAAHSFVSPRLTREWNFKGNFNTMVTGVETAGKEKMATRGRYEEVPMILAGVNLLGDLLELELGRYEVILRMDWLAQHRAVVECAKACVRFPLDGRQIVYRGMRTRTGISVVSMVHAEEAIRKGGEAFLATIEMVGETEAPKLRSIPVAAEYSDVFEPLRGPHLTEIMPLRLS